The Bacteroidota bacterium region ATTCTCAACGCTCTCTATAAAAACCGTTTAAACGGTTTCCAGATTTATATTATTCTTCCGCATCCCACAGCTAAAGCTGTGGGTCAATTATTACATTCATTTGCATTCACACAGCTTAAGCTGTGGGCTAATTACTACAATCATTTATAACTCACCCACGACTTTAGTCGTGGGATAATGACTTCAGTCGCGGGAAATAATGCTCAACGCTCTCTATAAAAACCGTTTAAACGGTTTCCAGATTTATATTATTCTTCCGCATTCCCACAGCTAAAGCTGTGGGTCAATTACTACATTCATTTGCATTCCCACAGCTTAAGCTGTGGGCTAATTACTACAATCATTTATACCTCACCCACGACTTTAGTCGTGGGAAAATAACTTTAGTCGCGGGAAATAAATTCTCAACGCTCTCTATAAAAACCGTTTAAACGGTTTCCAGATTACTCTTATTCTTCCGCATCCCACAGCTAAAGCAGTGGGTCAATTACTACATTCATTTGCATTCCCACAGCTTAAGCTGTGGGCTAATTACTACAATCATTTATAACTCACCCACGACTTTAGTCGTGGGATAGTTAAATATTTGATAAAAAATATACACACATAGGGTCACATTTGACCTTATATCGGATTAATTATAAAAAACCTCCATGTCACATTCCTATACGAAATTGCTAATACATCTTATTTTGGTCACAAAGGACCGGGAGATACTTATAGGTGCAGAAATCCGTGATCCTCTTTACAGCCATCTTAAAAATGAATTTAAACTTTGTAAAAGCACCGTAATCGCTATCAATGGAACAAGCAATCATGTTCATCTCCTTATTCAAATACCTCCTCAAATAGCATTAACGGATCTTGTAAAACAAGTAAAGGGCGAGACATCACACTGGATAAACAGTCAGAATTTGATGACTGGGAAATTCACCTGGCAACCGGGGTATAGTGCTTTTTCAGTAGGCAGGAAAAACGCTGATGTAGTCAAGGAGTATATTTATAATCAGACTGAGCATCATAAGAAGACAAGTTTCCAGGAGGAGTATCAACTCTTTTTAAAAGTGCACGGACTTATAAAATAATCTTCCTATTTATCTCACCCACGACTTCAGTCGTGGGATACAAATTCATTATTTCTGCGCATTTTTTAAAACCGTTTAAACGGTTTCCACATTACTCATATTCTTCCGCATCCCACAGCTGAAGCTGTGGGTCAATTACTCCTGCAAACCCACAGCTAAAGCTGTGGGCTAATTACTATATTCATTATCTTACCCACGACTTCAGTCGTGGGTCTTGAAAAATTTCGACCGGATATTCAATATGCGTCAAGAATAACCCTTTTGCAGGCACTGAAAATCCTGCTGCGGAACGGTCTTTTCTCTCAA contains the following coding sequences:
- the tnpA gene encoding IS200/IS605 family transposase — encoded protein: MSHSYTKLLIHLILVTKDREILIGAEIRDPLYSHLKNEFKLCKSTVIAINGTSNHVHLLIQIPPQIALTDLVKQVKGETSHWINSQNLMTGKFTWQPGYSAFSVGRKNADVVKEYIYNQTEHHKKTSFQEEYQLFLKVHGLIK